In Treponema denticola, one genomic interval encodes:
- a CDS encoding terminase large subunit domain-containing protein, whose product MKKDINLKEVLLPYQIKWLNDKSSLRLWEKSRRIGASFTLSLEAVLNGMTADGKNTYYLSYNKDMTRQFIKDSAYWCSRLQVTAELYEEVIVTEERKDITVFRIKLSSGKEIAALPSVEYALRSKQGDVILDEAAFVEDFEGIKKAALALLIWGGSFSILSTHNGDDNPFNLFIKKIKRGEEKDWSLHHTTFDKAVKEGLYKKICESQKIEWSKEKEKSFVERVYSIYKDNADEELRCIPVRSGTRYFPRLLLDTCLDETIPIARKVFDDNFLNERKHKKEREVLKFFKNEILDTISMIEGAAFFGFDFGRSGDLSVIWLLEKCGEELLTRIIIELRNWPFDEQYQLLALILDNLKSLKGGKCDARGNGQMLAEKLELDYPGIVEQVMISNAWYARMMPLLKSSLEEKNFTVPSDEYILSDFSVVQLIKGIPKIAERTNEGVRKTQRHGDAAVASALCLDAALEKGEGAAPYIAEAHPQDVNMFLGY is encoded by the coding sequence ATGAAAAAGGATATAAACTTAAAAGAAGTTTTATTACCCTATCAGATAAAATGGCTTAACGATAAAAGCAGTTTAAGGCTTTGGGAAAAGTCGAGACGAATAGGAGCGAGCTTTACCCTTTCTCTTGAAGCGGTCTTAAACGGAATGACCGCCGACGGAAAAAACACTTATTATCTATCTTATAACAAAGACATGACACGGCAATTTATAAAGGATTCCGCTTATTGGTGTTCCCGCTTACAGGTAACGGCCGAGCTGTATGAAGAGGTTATCGTAACTGAAGAAAGAAAAGACATAACCGTTTTTAGAATAAAGCTTTCAAGCGGTAAAGAAATAGCAGCCCTTCCAAGTGTCGAGTATGCCCTACGGTCGAAACAGGGAGATGTCATCCTTGATGAGGCAGCCTTCGTAGAAGACTTTGAAGGAATTAAAAAGGCCGCCTTAGCTCTTTTAATTTGGGGAGGAAGCTTCAGCATCCTTTCAACCCATAACGGAGACGATAATCCTTTTAATCTTTTTATAAAAAAAATAAAACGGGGAGAAGAAAAAGACTGGAGTCTTCACCATACTACTTTTGACAAAGCTGTAAAAGAAGGGCTTTATAAAAAAATTTGTGAAAGCCAAAAAATAGAATGGAGTAAGGAAAAGGAAAAAAGCTTTGTTGAAAGAGTTTACAGTATTTATAAAGACAATGCAGATGAAGAGCTTAGGTGTATTCCTGTAAGGTCGGGAACAAGGTACTTTCCCCGCTTGCTTTTAGACACTTGTCTTGATGAGACGATACCGATTGCAAGAAAGGTATTTGACGATAATTTTTTAAATGAAAGAAAACATAAAAAAGAAAGAGAAGTTTTAAAGTTTTTTAAAAACGAAATTTTGGATACTATCAGTATGATAGAAGGGGCAGCCTTTTTCGGATTCGACTTCGGCCGATCGGGGGATTTATCGGTTATCTGGTTACTTGAAAAATGCGGGGAAGAATTACTTACCCGTATCATAATAGAACTTAGAAACTGGCCCTTTGATGAGCAATACCAATTATTGGCTTTAATATTGGATAACTTAAAAAGTCTTAAAGGCGGGAAATGCGATGCACGGGGTAACGGGCAAATGCTTGCCGAAAAGCTGGAACTTGATTATCCGGGAATTGTCGAGCAGGTAATGATAAGCAATGCGTGGTATGCCCGTATGATGCCTTTATTAAAATCAAGCCTTGAAGAAAAAAACTTTACCGTTCCTTCAGACGAGTATATATTAAGCGACTTTTCTGTAGTACAGCTTATAAAAGGGATTCCTAAAATTGCAGAGCGTACAAATGAAGGTGTGAGAAAAACGCAGAGGCACGGAGATGCAGCCGTCGCTTCGGCTCTTTGTTTGGATGCTGCTTTAGAAAAAGGAGAAGGGGCCGCTCCATATATCGCAGAAGCTCATCCGCAAGATGTTAATATGTTTTTAGGCTATTAA
- a CDS encoding cell division protein ZapB — translation MPRIMRTLELAYAGRWGQNGDLITEKDLKEVVETFTPRRPVGIGHDIMKKDDAPKYGNVWSVKLSNGGKTLTGEVEFSETLDTLYTSGLYDGWSVSIPKRAIDGKTYLHHLAFLGATPPKIPGLKDLGEKPFQAADDDQIFSFDFSGKIKESDEEVKMTKEEIEAMQKENAELKEANKNLAESKTNLESELKKAQEEKKETGSASPEALPKEFSDKLKSYDDEVKKMRLQAFKAKVENHLPKGVMEQAEVLASSLSSRSDAVNFSDNGQSVSGTEIELLSSILRKWPQSVSLGSSGFDYSDRGSEGAGDVKSAGRQIMKAL, via the coding sequence ATGCCCAGAATAATGAGAACTTTAGAGCTTGCTTATGCAGGCAGATGGGGGCAAAACGGAGACCTCATTACCGAAAAAGATTTAAAGGAAGTTGTAGAAACTTTTACACCTCGCCGTCCTGTAGGAATCGGGCATGACATAATGAAAAAAGATGATGCCCCGAAGTACGGTAATGTGTGGAGCGTAAAGCTTTCAAACGGCGGAAAAACTCTTACAGGGGAAGTCGAGTTTTCAGAAACTCTTGATACACTTTATACATCGGGGCTTTATGACGGCTGGAGTGTAAGTATTCCTAAAAGAGCTATAGACGGTAAAACTTATTTACACCACTTAGCTTTTTTAGGAGCGACACCTCCTAAGATTCCCGGTTTAAAGGACTTAGGAGAAAAGCCTTTTCAAGCAGCCGATGACGATCAAATTTTTTCTTTCGATTTTTCGGGGAAAATAAAAGAAAGCGATGAGGAGGTCAAAATGACTAAAGAAGAAATCGAGGCAATGCAAAAAGAAAATGCAGAGCTTAAAGAGGCCAATAAAAATTTGGCCGAAAGCAAAACAAATCTTGAGAGTGAATTAAAAAAAGCTCAAGAAGAAAAAAAAGAGACGGGATCGGCTTCCCCTGAAGCCCTCCCAAAAGAGTTTTCAGACAAGCTCAAAAGCTATGATGACGAGGTGAAGAAAATGAGGCTTCAAGCTTTTAAGGCTAAGGTAGAAAATCATCTTCCTAAGGGCGTTATGGAACAAGCTGAAGTCTTGGCTTCTTCTCTTTCAAGTAGAAGCGATGCGGTCAACTTTTCCGATAACGGGCAAAGCGTAAGCGGCACGGAGATTGAGCTTTTATCTTCAATCTTGAGGAAGTGGCCTCAAAGCGTAAGCCTAGGAAGTTCGGGCTTCGATTACTCGGATCGTGGAAGCGAAGGGGCAGGAGATGTTAAATCGGCAGGCCGTCAAATAATGAAGGCCTTGTAA
- a CDS encoding DUF5131 family protein produces MDSTKIEWTDSTWNPATGCTKISEGCRHCYAEKMAGRLKCMGSAKYSNGFKLTLHPDTLEEPYKWKKPRMVFVNSMSDMFHEDIPLEYIKRVFKVMNENPQHVFQVLTKRAELLEKYAKELVWSSNIWMGVTVEHQNVMYRIDLLSKVPASIKFLSCEPLLSPLYNMNLSAIDWVIVGGESGSGARPMEKKWVEDIKEQCEKNNTAFFFKQWGGINKKKNGRELYGQTYSEMPSLISA; encoded by the coding sequence ATGGACAGCACAAAAATTGAATGGACGGATTCTACATGGAATCCTGCAACAGGATGTACAAAGATTTCGGAAGGATGCCGACACTGTTATGCCGAGAAAATGGCCGGAAGATTAAAATGTATGGGAAGTGCCAAATATTCTAACGGCTTTAAATTAACACTTCATCCTGACACTTTAGAAGAACCCTACAAGTGGAAAAAGCCTAGAATGGTGTTTGTGAACTCCATGAGTGATATGTTCCATGAAGACATCCCGCTTGAGTACATAAAAAGAGTTTTTAAAGTTATGAACGAAAACCCGCAACATGTTTTTCAGGTACTGACAAAGAGAGCAGAGCTTCTTGAAAAATATGCTAAAGAGCTTGTTTGGTCAAGTAATATTTGGATGGGCGTTACGGTAGAACATCAGAATGTTATGTACAGAATAGATTTACTTTCAAAAGTTCCGGCTAGTATAAAATTTCTTTCATGTGAACCTCTTTTAAGCCCTCTTTATAATATGAACCTATCGGCTATTGACTGGGTTATTGTCGGGGGCGAATCAGGAAGCGGCGCCAGACCTATGGAAAAAAAATGGGTTGAGGATATAAAAGAACAATGCGAGAAAAATAACACAGCGTTCTTCTTTAAGCAATGGGGAGGAATTAATAAGAAAAAAAATGGAAGAGAGCTTTATGGTCAAACATACTCTGAAATGCCTAGCTTAATTTCTGCATAA
- a CDS encoding phage portal protein family protein yields the protein MLGKKKVNEKELLSSVIDLTGFRSIVANLDETSDWLSDARQNLKIFNDMLDDARVGSLVENRQDKVLRLDMGQVDGKNERLNEEARHYINFNKLQELGLQLLNALPYGIAVSEIIWKKEKGLFVPEKFIPIPRSLIGFKKGFDQGDRYTPYLLPDYIPLNNPYKFIVHRNDRGTGSVSGVSILRRVYWPWQFKKLGFKFWTMAAERIGVPSILAIFETKTDAEAVKRANILADILHKIRSGSSLALGNVKDVKYLNAEGAIKDFDVLIAVCNTEISYGLTGQSLTTNEAQYGTRANAVLHDDTFAAVISKDAQNLQSSIQGLYDIFCELNWPGEEPVRFEIDAGEYASWEMVTKAIELGVPISKKALYDRHKLPEPENEEDRFVSDRLIRGEDESSLDFSDNVKKKELLFF from the coding sequence ATGCTGGGAAAAAAGAAGGTAAATGAAAAAGAACTATTAAGCTCGGTAATCGACTTAACAGGCTTTAGGTCGATCGTTGCTAATCTTGATGAAACAAGCGATTGGCTATCCGATGCAAGACAGAACTTAAAAATATTTAATGACATGCTCGATGATGCAAGGGTGGGAAGTCTTGTAGAAAACAGACAAGATAAGGTCTTGCGGCTTGACATGGGGCAAGTCGATGGAAAAAACGAAAGGCTCAATGAAGAAGCCCGTCATTATATAAATTTCAATAAACTTCAAGAATTGGGCTTACAGCTTTTAAATGCCCTTCCCTACGGAATAGCCGTAAGTGAAATTATCTGGAAAAAAGAAAAAGGCCTTTTTGTTCCTGAAAAATTTATCCCTATTCCGCGCTCTTTAATCGGTTTTAAAAAAGGCTTCGACCAAGGGGATAGATATACACCTTATCTTTTGCCCGATTATATCCCGTTAAATAATCCTTATAAATTTATAGTTCACAGAAACGACCGAGGTACGGGAAGCGTTTCGGGGGTAAGCATTTTACGGCGTGTCTATTGGCCTTGGCAGTTTAAAAAGTTGGGCTTTAAGTTTTGGACGATGGCCGCAGAAAGAATCGGGGTGCCGAGTATCTTGGCAATTTTTGAAACCAAAACCGATGCAGAGGCAGTAAAGAGAGCCAACATATTGGCGGATATTTTGCACAAGATAAGATCGGGGTCAAGCCTTGCTTTGGGGAATGTAAAAGACGTTAAGTATTTAAATGCCGAAGGGGCTATAAAAGATTTTGATGTTTTAATCGCCGTATGTAATACGGAAATTTCTTACGGGCTTACAGGGCAAAGCCTTACTACAAACGAGGCTCAATACGGAACAAGGGCTAACGCGGTTTTACATGATGACACCTTTGCAGCCGTTATAAGTAAGGATGCCCAAAATCTTCAAAGTTCAATACAAGGGTTGTATGACATCTTTTGTGAATTAAACTGGCCCGGTGAAGAGCCTGTCAGATTTGAGATAGATGCAGGAGAATATGCCTCTTGGGAGATGGTAACGAAGGCCATCGAGTTAGGAGTCCCTATTTCTAAAAAAGCCTTGTATGACAGACACAAGTTACCGGAACCTGAGAATGAAGAAGACCGCTTTGTTTCAGATCGTCTTATAAGAGGAGAAGATGAAAGCTCTCTTGATTTTTCGGATAATGTAAAAAAAAAAGAACTCTTGTTTTTCTAA
- a CDS encoding phage protein Gp27 family protein has translation MPRKSNVEMEGVLERAVKLHEEENMTIKEIAELLKAEGFIVSASGVQRALRAKKLSEKEFQKKLKDTEIFIEATKNTPGLQMAKAGTDMAMAMLLTELQGMENLGTLTDGEIIDKLARIVKAQKDIAKLTLDYEKGYKQGLFKAKEEIEKAVKAGGISDETAAGIKKELGLEV, from the coding sequence ATGCCTAGAAAAAGCAATGTGGAGATGGAAGGTGTCTTAGAGCGAGCCGTCAAACTTCACGAAGAAGAAAACATGACGATAAAAGAAATCGCAGAGCTTTTAAAAGCTGAAGGCTTTATAGTTTCGGCTTCAGGAGTTCAAAGGGCTTTAAGAGCTAAAAAGTTAAGCGAAAAAGAATTTCAAAAAAAACTTAAAGACACCGAAATCTTTATCGAGGCGACAAAAAATACTCCCGGGCTTCAAATGGCAAAGGCCGGAACCGATATGGCAATGGCTATGCTTTTAACCGAGCTTCAGGGGATGGAAAACCTAGGAACGCTTACTGACGGTGAGATCATTGACAAGTTAGCCCGAATAGTAAAGGCTCAAAAAGATATAGCAAAGCTTACCCTCGATTACGAAAAAGGATATAAGCAGGGGCTTTTTAAGGCAAAGGAAGAAATCGAAAAGGCTGTAAAGGCAGGGGGCATTTCGGATGAAACAGCTGCCGGTATAAAAAAGGAATTGGGGCTTGAAGTATGA
- a CDS encoding host-nuclease inhibitor Gam family protein: MKSIKNVSQINEVLARIAELDVGISDADNNALEIINQAKVKAEETSRPLIEEREALVQQLKNYSDSHREELYLDGKKSADFTNGTIGYRQNPDSIEVSKETADLLEKAGFANCVKVKKEPVKAALKGFSDDDLSKFGASRIPGKESFYVKASEVCIKATPKGAA, from the coding sequence ATGAAATCGATTAAAAATGTTTCGCAAATCAATGAGGTTCTCGCACGAATAGCGGAACTGGATGTCGGAATTTCCGATGCCGATAATAATGCCTTGGAAATTATCAATCAAGCCAAAGTTAAGGCCGAGGAAACTTCCCGTCCGCTTATTGAAGAGCGTGAAGCCCTCGTCCAGCAGCTTAAAAACTATTCCGACTCTCACCGTGAAGAGCTTTATCTTGACGGTAAAAAGTCTGCCGACTTTACAAATGGAACAATCGGCTACCGTCAAAATCCTGACAGTATCGAAGTTTCAAAAGAAACGGCAGATCTTCTTGAAAAAGCCGGTTTTGCAAATTGCGTAAAAGTAAAAAAAGAGCCGGTTAAAGCAGCCCTTAAAGGTTTTAGCGATGATGACCTTTCCAAATTTGGTGCCAGCCGAATTCCCGGAAAAGAATCATTTTATGTTAAAGCCTCAGAAGTTTGCATAAAAGCAACTCCTAAAGGGGCTGCCTAA
- a CDS encoding DNA-methyltransferase produces MEKETKLNGDITILQGDCIDLLPKIPDSSINSIITDPPYFLGMTHNGQKGRFNDLAICKPFYEKLFTEYKRILKSDGCVYFFCDWRSYAFYYPIMYGILGVKNMLVWDKNSGPGNFYSYQHELVMFTTKRHGFNVKGAYSVISDVPSFRSGAKKTNGEKLSPTQKPIELIEKFVLHSTNEGDTVLDTFMGSGTTGVACIKTSRQFIGIELDDRYFSIAKTRLENSIKGKQQDLFYEEKE; encoded by the coding sequence ATGGAAAAAGAAACAAAGCTTAATGGTGATATAACAATCTTACAAGGTGATTGCATCGACCTGCTGCCTAAAATCCCGGACAGCAGCATTAATTCTATCATAACCGATCCGCCTTATTTTCTCGGAATGACGCACAATGGACAAAAGGGGAGGTTTAATGATCTTGCTATCTGTAAGCCTTTTTATGAAAAACTATTTACGGAATACAAGCGCATATTAAAGTCTGACGGCTGTGTCTATTTTTTCTGCGACTGGAGAAGTTATGCTTTTTATTACCCGATTATGTACGGCATATTAGGTGTTAAAAATATGCTTGTGTGGGATAAAAACTCCGGTCCCGGTAACTTTTATTCCTATCAACATGAACTTGTAATGTTTACTACAAAGCGACACGGATTTAATGTAAAAGGCGCTTATAGCGTTATATCGGATGTACCTTCTTTTCGCTCCGGTGCTAAAAAGACAAACGGTGAAAAACTGAGCCCGACTCAAAAGCCGATAGAGCTCATTGAGAAATTTGTTTTACATAGTACAAACGAGGGAGATACCGTTCTTGATACCTTTATGGGTTCCGGCACGACCGGTGTTGCCTGCATAAAGACCAGCCGCCAATTTATCGGTATAGAGTTAGATGATAGGTATTTTTCTATAGCCAAAACAAGACTTGAAAATTCTATAAAAGGGAAACAACAAGATTTGTTTTATGAAGAAAAGGAGTAA
- a CDS encoding helix-turn-helix domain-containing protein, with protein sequence MNNNNDISLRIKHIREQAGETLSEFSRKVGIPRSTLVGYENQSTIPASILHIISCKYNISEEWLLSGIGEINKLQKQPFAEPSQGIATGYKNSLKQSVSNSFESLALESTAPRFAELEEKIGEKLNNLQAQIDELKGAVEKKQIEEADDKRYRYTPDPKLRPYSDLYVAESQSSYGLKKESLEPEETEDLPLAENLAAGIPIEAFDSGETYPVPKRFLKRGKKYCVAKIKGTSMTEAGIVDGSFVLLEYTDAALSGEIMVVKYGEQTTLKRLSQKEDGSWELLYEDGSGAVIPLKDGDWEVKGHYVRVV encoded by the coding sequence ATGAATAATAATAACGATATTTCGTTAAGGATAAAGCACATTCGAGAACAAGCAGGTGAAACTCTATCTGAATTCTCACGAAAGGTTGGAATACCGAGATCAACTTTGGTAGGATATGAAAATCAGTCTACAATCCCAGCAAGCATATTACATATAATATCTTGTAAGTACAATATTTCAGAAGAATGGCTTCTATCTGGTATTGGAGAAATAAACAAGCTACAAAAACAGCCTTTTGCTGAACCCTCACAGGGCATAGCAACAGGCTACAAAAACAGCCTAAAACAATCCGTATCTAACAGTTTTGAATCCCTCGCCCTTGAAAGCACAGCCCCAAGATTTGCGGAACTGGAAGAAAAGATAGGGGAAAAACTAAACAACTTACAAGCCCAGATAGACGAGCTAAAGGGAGCTGTCGAAAAGAAACAGATTGAAGAGGCGGACGATAAGAGATACCGATATACGCCTGATCCAAAGTTGAGGCCTTATTCAGATTTGTATGTTGCCGAATCGCAATCAAGCTACGGCTTAAAAAAAGAGTCTTTGGAGCCTGAAGAAACTGAGGACTTACCGCTTGCCGAAAACCTGGCAGCGGGAATCCCGATCGAAGCCTTTGATTCAGGCGAAACCTATCCCGTACCTAAAAGGTTTTTAAAGCGAGGCAAAAAGTATTGTGTTGCAAAGATAAAAGGAACAAGTATGACAGAAGCGGGAATAGTTGACGGCTCATTCGTGCTTTTAGAATATACTGACGCGGCCTTATCGGGTGAAATTATGGTTGTTAAGTACGGGGAGCAGACCACGCTTAAAAGACTTTCCCAAAAAGAGGACGGCTCATGGGAGCTTTTATATGAAGACGGAAGCGGAGCGGTAATCCCGCTCAAGGATGGGGACTGGGAAGTCAAGGGACATTATGTGAGGGTGGTGTGA
- a CDS encoding Mu transposase C-terminal domain-containing protein encodes MASLTQAVFQGNKKHREKVAVFEAWQTRRPGLTVRMAEEELSDRFGLSVSTVRRYIKEIRENGYLPVEKPKQGRSVFAWDNEALSFLKAFYLAVQRDVGYCTVRNAYNQTCKVALEKGWAVGSEPSAYKHLKTLSTLLIDYTQGGRRALDNLFYIARDLSTLKPFEVVVGDQHRFNFWVVDSKGKKFRPECYAWLDMRTRLPYGVSFEAGPYNFRTVARALRQGLIRFGKFGSTYNDNGKPETAKKIDWLVEALQTFGMEFTDEAELFKTEDGHYALEDESGSVIAMADTCEIWHKKNRRIFARVKNAKTKPIERFFSTFEQLLLDRFLPGYVRNIKASAAEDEEATRRLNWQEANGYLLHYEEFVEQANLALETYEQRLHSSLKHSPRDEMMKAIEKEGWEPSRIKLEDIKALFMEPDHRIVRNNRITISGINYVGPNLTSEMVSQNRNNLAGLQGQRIEVRFDPDDPSSGVYAIHPVTGEAIFLTPEKRIDFFDEKAVAAAIAEKNANIRAVSESYSKAIKGFGKVITSSRYKNLEQGKKISNENKAKFLPDPELTDSDFAQAVAERLTIVINASQNRRSVYSSERDRFDAILDAVMDGAVLSEADQAFKLKYEKNMSEDERLFFETKINLGLEARKEKTKWH; translated from the coding sequence ATGGCAAGCTTAACGCAAGCGGTTTTTCAAGGCAATAAAAAACACCGCGAAAAAGTCGCTGTCTTTGAAGCATGGCAAACCCGCCGTCCGGGGCTTACTGTAAGAATGGCAGAGGAAGAGCTTTCAGACAGGTTCGGCCTTTCCGTATCCACAGTCCGCCGATACATAAAAGAGATAAGAGAAAACGGTTATCTCCCGGTCGAAAAACCCAAACAGGGAAGATCGGTCTTTGCTTGGGACAATGAAGCTCTTTCCTTTTTAAAAGCTTTTTACCTTGCAGTTCAAAGAGATGTCGGTTATTGCACGGTTCGCAATGCTTACAATCAAACCTGTAAGGTCGCTTTAGAAAAAGGCTGGGCTGTCGGCTCCGAGCCTTCGGCATACAAGCACTTAAAAACTTTAAGCACCCTTTTGATTGACTACACTCAAGGCGGCAGACGAGCCCTTGATAACCTCTTTTACATTGCCCGTGATTTATCGACATTGAAACCTTTTGAGGTTGTCGTCGGCGACCAGCACCGTTTCAATTTTTGGGTAGTAGATTCAAAAGGAAAAAAGTTTAGGCCCGAATGTTACGCATGGCTTGATATGCGTACCCGCCTTCCTTATGGTGTTTCTTTTGAAGCAGGCCCTTATAACTTCCGTACTGTTGCAAGAGCCTTACGGCAAGGGCTTATCCGCTTCGGTAAATTCGGTTCTACTTACAACGATAACGGAAAGCCCGAAACAGCTAAAAAAATTGACTGGCTTGTCGAAGCCTTGCAGACTTTTGGAATGGAGTTCACCGATGAGGCCGAGCTATTCAAAACAGAAGACGGACACTATGCTTTAGAAGATGAATCCGGATCTGTCATCGCTATGGCTGACACTTGTGAGATCTGGCACAAGAAGAATAGGCGTATCTTTGCCCGGGTTAAAAACGCAAAGACAAAACCGATTGAAAGGTTCTTCTCAACTTTTGAACAATTGTTATTAGACCGCTTCCTTCCGGGATATGTCCGGAATATCAAAGCTTCGGCCGCAGAAGATGAAGAGGCGACCCGCCGTCTTAATTGGCAGGAAGCTAACGGCTATCTTTTGCACTATGAAGAATTTGTTGAACAAGCTAACCTAGCCCTTGAAACATACGAGCAGCGTCTCCATTCTTCACTCAAACATTCTCCGCGTGATGAAATGATGAAAGCAATTGAAAAAGAAGGCTGGGAGCCTAGCCGTATTAAACTTGAAGATATCAAAGCCTTGTTTATGGAGCCCGACCACCGCATAGTCAGAAATAACCGCATTACAATATCGGGTATTAACTATGTAGGGCCTAACCTTACTTCCGAAATGGTAAGTCAAAACCGCAATAATCTTGCAGGGCTTCAAGGTCAAAGAATCGAAGTCCGCTTCGATCCCGATGATCCTTCTTCCGGAGTTTACGCCATTCATCCTGTAACCGGAGAAGCTATCTTTTTAACGCCTGAAAAGCGTATCGATTTCTTTGATGAAAAAGCCGTTGCCGCTGCAATCGCAGAAAAGAACGCTAACATTCGAGCCGTTTCGGAAAGCTATTCAAAAGCAATTAAGGGCTTCGGAAAGGTAATCACCTCAAGCCGTTATAAAAATCTTGAACAAGGAAAGAAAATCTCAAACGAAAATAAAGCAAAGTTTTTACCGGATCCTGAGCTGACCGATTCTGATTTTGCCCAAGCTGTAGCGGAGCGTCTTACCATTGTTATTAACGCCTCTCAAAACCGCCGAAGCGTTTACTCATCAGAGCGCGACCGCTTCGATGCAATTCTTGATGCGGTTATGGACGGGGCTGTTTTAAGTGAAGCCGATCAAGCTTTTAAACTCAAATATGAAAAAAATATGAGTGAAGATGAAAGGCTCTTTTTTGAAACAAAAATCAATCTTGGGCTTGAAGCCCGAAAGGAGAAAACAAAATGGCACTAA
- a CDS encoding phage minor head protein, producing the protein MRFKSLIKEVLKDYLSNFKEVLKGEKLSPKKIKSLSFERRDNEKLIRLAENLIQGSLLLGRLHAMPKDREEKEFADDQEHSVLIEEEKLSFDEAVNFLRAKLPMKKDDWRNLEPKLRFRAFTVAKLSEADFIETVKGRLALAVEKNESILESWKDIEAMTEDWGEKFPPRYWETVYRTNVQSAYNAGRLMQHKNNMPPAWELLFVEDKRQSDICRGLTFITGNGKALHKDHPFWKTYGFPPYHFNCRTTFRAVYDFEIGHGIEIENTPMKEIGKNFKPQKGFGGNPIEKESWWKITPEMIARADRYGITADIVAQARELDMQSYYPELLKNYESIHKGKKGGYVQTAANSTHNPDEIASAKRLADAGHKVYLLPTTQKSKNPDMIIDNEIGEIKHFGFDGKIPTKNTIKSEIQEAGRKQRGRIVYVRVSDEMDKKSVLDAIKSEIGRTPIVKILFDYKGVIKEFPRSFFIKRK; encoded by the coding sequence GTGAGATTTAAAAGCCTTATAAAAGAAGTTTTAAAAGATTATTTAAGCAATTTTAAAGAAGTATTAAAAGGCGAAAAACTTAGCCCAAAAAAAATAAAGAGTTTATCTTTTGAAAGAAGAGATAATGAAAAACTTATCCGCCTTGCAGAAAACCTGATACAAGGCTCCCTTCTTTTGGGCCGTCTACACGCAATGCCTAAAGATAGAGAAGAAAAAGAATTTGCAGATGATCAAGAACATTCCGTTTTGATTGAAGAAGAAAAATTATCCTTTGATGAGGCCGTAAACTTTTTAAGGGCAAAGCTCCCGATGAAAAAAGATGACTGGCGGAATTTAGAGCCTAAGCTAAGGTTTAGGGCTTTCACAGTTGCAAAATTAAGCGAGGCGGATTTTATTGAAACGGTAAAGGGAAGGCTTGCCCTTGCTGTAGAAAAAAATGAAAGCATATTGGAGTCTTGGAAAGATATTGAGGCTATGACTGAAGACTGGGGCGAAAAGTTTCCGCCCCGCTATTGGGAAACCGTTTACCGCACCAATGTACAGAGTGCTTACAATGCCGGCCGTCTTATGCAGCATAAAAACAATATGCCGCCTGCGTGGGAGCTTTTATTTGTGGAAGATAAAAGGCAAAGCGATATTTGTAGGGGGCTAACCTTTATAACCGGAAACGGTAAGGCCTTACACAAGGATCATCCATTTTGGAAAACCTACGGCTTCCCGCCTTATCATTTTAATTGCCGTACAACCTTTAGGGCCGTTTACGATTTTGAGATAGGACATGGTATTGAAATTGAAAACACACCGATGAAAGAAATCGGAAAAAACTTTAAACCTCAAAAAGGCTTCGGAGGAAATCCGATTGAAAAGGAAAGCTGGTGGAAGATTACCCCTGAAATGATTGCAAGAGCCGATAGGTACGGCATTACCGCCGATATAGTTGCACAAGCAAGAGAGCTTGATATGCAAAGCTACTACCCCGAATTATTAAAAAATTATGAGAGCATACACAAAGGCAAAAAAGGAGGTTATGTACAAACGGCTGCTAATTCAACGCATAATCCTGATGAAATTGCATCGGCAAAGCGTCTTGCGGATGCAGGACATAAGGTTTATTTATTGCCTACAACACAAAAAAGTAAAAACCCGGATATGATAATAGATAATGAAATAGGTGAAATAAAACATTTCGGGTTTGATGGAAAAATCCCGACAAAAAACACAATAAAATCAGAAATACAGGAAGCCGGAAGAAAACAGCGTGGACGGATAGTTTATGTTCGTGTATCAGATGAAATGGATAAGAAATCTGTTTTAGATGCAATAAAAAGTGAAATAGGAAGGACTCCCATAGTAAAAATATTATTTGATTATAAAGGAGTGATAAAAGAATTTCCTAGAAGTTTTTTTATAAAAAGAAAATAA